Part of the Pseudomonas chlororaphis genome, CGCAGTTGTACATCTCGGTCAACCTGGCGGCCTGCGACGTGATGGTGCCGCGAATCGGCGAAGTGATCGCCCGCCTGCTGGCGCTGCACCGGGTCTCGGCCCGGCAGATTGCCTTCGAGGTGACTGAGCGCGGGTTGATCGATGTGCTGGTGGCCCGGGACAACCTGCAGTCGTTACGCGACAACGGGCATCAAGTGCTGATCGACGACTTCGGCACCGGCTATTGCAGCCTGGCGTACCTGCAAACCTTGCCGGTGGATTGCTTGAAAATCGACAAAGCCTTCATCGATGCCTTGGGCCACGATGCCGCCAGCAGCGGTGTCGCCCCGCACATCATCCGCATGGCCCACGCGTTGCAGCTCAAGGTGATCGCCGAAGGCATCGAGCACGAAGCCCAAGCCTCGTACTTGAGCAGCGAGGGCGTGAAGTTCGGTCAGGGTTGGCTGTTTGCCCATGCACTCAGTGCGGTGCAGTTGATCGAGCTGATTACCCGCGGGCGACGCTTGCTCGGCCGGCGCCTGGACGACGAAGCCTGAAGCCCGTCAGACCGTCAACGCCATGTAGAACTGCGTGCCTTGGCCGGGTCTGGAGTAAACGCCCATGCGACCGCCGTGGAGCTGAACGATTTCCTTGCACAACGCCAGGCCGAGGCCGGCACCGCCCTTCTTGCGTCCGACCTGGACGAAAGGTTCGAAGATCCGTCCCTGCTGGCCGTAGGCAATGCCTTCACCGTTGTCTTCGACACTGATGATCACCCGCTCGCCGTGACGGCGGGCCTGCAAGCGAATCTGGCCATGGTCGCCGGTGTGACGCATGGCATTGTCGATCAGGTTATCCAGCACCCGGTCCAACTGCGCGGCGTCGGCATGCAGGCGTGGCAGCGGGCCCTGGATCGCCACGAGCAATTCGATGCCCTTGGCACTGGCCTGCTCGGCGAACCGCAGCCGGGCCGCTTCCAGCAGCTCTTCGATGGAACACGGCGCCAGCGTCAGCTTTTGCAGGCCGTTCTGGTAGCGGGAGAAATTCAGCAGGTCATTGATGAGCTGCATCAGCCGCTGCATTTCTTCGGTGACCGTGTCGAGCAGGTCGGCCTCGCGCGACTCCGCAGGGAAATGCAGACGCTCCTGCAACAGGCCGAAGGCCATGTGCATGCCGGTCACCGGCGTGCGCAGTTCATGGGAAGCGCGCAACACGAATTCGCTACGGACCCGCTCGAAGGCGCGTTGCTCGGTGACGTCGTGCAGCACCATCACCGCGCCGAGGATATGGCCTTGGGTATGGCTCACCGGCGTGAGACTGTAGGTCAGTACCCGCGACTCGCCGTCCACTTCGATGCTCAGGTCCTCGGGCGCACGCTCCAATGTCCCGCCACGCAGCACCAGTTGCAGCTCGTCATCCAGGTCCGGGCGACCCAATGCTTCGCCCAGGCCCTGGCCCAGGCGCTCCTCATCCCAGCCCAGTTGCCGCTGGGCGACCGGGTTGAGGTGCTCCAGGCGACCTTGCCGGTCGATCATCAGCAGGCCGTCATCGATGCTGTCGAGCACCGCTTGCAGGCGCTGCTGGCCGGCGAGCAACTCATCGACATTGGTGGCCTGGTGTTCGCGCAACGCCTGAGCCATGACGCCGAAGCGCCGTGTCAGCAGGTTGACCTCGGCGGCGGAAGACGTCGGCAGCGTCACTTCGAAATTGCCCTGGCCGATATCATCCGCGGCCGCGGCCAGCGCCTCGATGGGCGCTCCGAGACGCCGGGCGATGCCGTGGGCGGTGACGAAGCCGATGATCAACACCGCCAGCCCCACCAGCCCCAGCAGCCCGGAGATCAACAATGCCCGCTCGCGGGCACGCGTCTGGGTTTCACTGATGTTGTTCAGGGCCTGCCGATAACTCTCGATCAGGCCGTTGCGCAGCACGTTGAATTTGTCGGTGAGTTCCTGAATGGCGGAAAGCGGGTTCGGTTGCTGGCGAGAGGCGGTAAACGCCTCGTAGAAGTCGAGGTAGTCGGCCTTGGCCTTGCTGAAGTTGTCCGGCACCTCGTCCAGGCTCCGCTCGTGGGCGATGCCCTCGTCGATCAACGCCAGGTACTGTTTCTTGGACACCTCCAGGGCGGCCAGGTCGGGCTTGTCGTCGAGCATGATCATCAACTGGTCGCCCAGGGTCTGGCGCAGCTTGAGCCCCAGGTCCAGCAGGATGAAGTTGTTGCGTACCGATTGCTCCTGGGTATGGGCCATCTGCATCACGCTGACCAGGCCCAGCACCAACCCCAGCAGCGCCACCGTAATGAGCGCCGAGATGCTGAGGAACAGCCGTGTACGCAGCTTCATCGCCAGTTTCATAGGGTGTCGCTCACAGGTTGTACTGCTTGCGTTTGCGGTACAGCGTGGAGGCGTCGATACCCAGGGTCTTAGCGGCTTGGTCCA contains:
- a CDS encoding histidine kinase, with the protein product MKLAMKLRTRLFLSISALITVALLGLVLGLVSVMQMAHTQEQSVRNNFILLDLGLKLRQTLGDQLMIMLDDKPDLAALEVSKKQYLALIDEGIAHERSLDEVPDNFSKAKADYLDFYEAFTASRQQPNPLSAIQELTDKFNVLRNGLIESYRQALNNISETQTRARERALLISGLLGLVGLAVLIIGFVTAHGIARRLGAPIEALAAAADDIGQGNFEVTLPTSSAAEVNLLTRRFGVMAQALREHQATNVDELLAGQQRLQAVLDSIDDGLLMIDRQGRLEHLNPVAQRQLGWDEERLGQGLGEALGRPDLDDELQLVLRGGTLERAPEDLSIEVDGESRVLTYSLTPVSHTQGHILGAVMVLHDVTEQRAFERVRSEFVLRASHELRTPVTGMHMAFGLLQERLHFPAESREADLLDTVTEEMQRLMQLINDLLNFSRYQNGLQKLTLAPCSIEELLEAARLRFAEQASAKGIELLVAIQGPLPRLHADAAQLDRVLDNLIDNAMRHTGDHGQIRLQARRHGERVIISVEDNGEGIAYGQQGRIFEPFVQVGRKKGGAGLGLALCKEIVQLHGGRMGVYSRPGQGTQFYMALTV